A window from Triticum aestivum cultivar Chinese Spring chromosome 6D, IWGSC CS RefSeq v2.1, whole genome shotgun sequence encodes these proteins:
- the LOC123145648 gene encoding 1-aminocyclopropane-1-carboxylate oxidase 1 — MGIPANATASFSFPVINMEKLETQERGAAMGVIGDACENWGFFELLNHGISHELLDEVERASKAHYAACREEQFKEFAAKTLEAGEKGADVKDVDWESTFFVRHLPASNLADLPDLDHHYRQVMKEFAAEIEKLAEKVLDLLCENLGLELGYLKQAFAGSWGPTFGTKVSSYPPCPRPDMVDGLRAHTDAGGVIMLFQDDQVSGLQLLKDGAWVDVPPMRHAIVVNIGDQLEVITNGRYKSVMHRVLTRPDGNRMSIASFYNPGADAVIFPATALVEEPSEEAERAGSAVYPRFVFEDYMNLYMRHKFEAKEPRFEAMKADAAPIATA; from the exons ATGGGAATTCCTGCTAATGCTACTGCTTCGTTCAGCTTCCCGGTGATCAACATGGAGAAGCTTGAGACCCAGGAGAGGGGCGCCGCCATGGGGGTCATCGGCGACGCCTGCGAGAACTGGGGCTTCTTCGAG CTGCTGAACCATGGCATCTCGCACGAGCTGCTGGACGAGGTGGAGCGGGCGAGCAAGGCCCACTACGCGGCGTGCCGGGAGGAGCAGTTCAAGGAGTTCGCGGCGAAGACGCTGGAGGCCGGCGAGAAGGGCGCCGACGTGAAGGACGTGGACTGGGAGAGCACCTTCTTCGTCCGCCACCTCCCTGCCTCCAACCTCGCCGACCTGCCCGACCTCGACCACCACTACAG GCAAGTGATGAAGGAATTCGCGGCGGAGATCGAGAAGCTGGCGGAGAAGGTGCTGGACCTGCTGTGCGAGAACCTGGGTCTGGAGCTGGGCTACCTGAAGCAGGCCTTCGCCGGTTCCTGGGGCCCGACGTTCGGCACCAAGGTCAGCAGCTACCCGCCGTGCCCGCGGCCGGACATGGTGGACGGCCTACGCGCGCACACCGACGCCGGCGGCGTCATCATGCTTTTCCAGGACGATCAGGTCAGCGGGCTCCAGCTGCTCAAGGACGGAGCATGGGTCGACGTGCCGCCCATGCGCCACGCCATAGTCGTCAACATCGGCGACCAGCTGGAGGTGATCACCAATGGGCGGTACAAGAGCGTGATGCACCGCGTGCTCACCCGACCCGACGGCAACCGCATGTCCATCGCCTCATTCTACAACCCCGGCGCCGACGCCGTCATCTTCCCGGCCACGGCGCTCgtcgaggagccgtcggaggaggCGGAGCGTGCCGGGAGCGCCGTGTACCCGAGGTTCGTGTTCGAGGACTACATGAACCTGTACATGCGCCACAAGTTCGAGGCCAAGGAGCCGCGCTTCGAGGCCATGAAGGCGGACGCCGCGCCCATCGCCACCGCGTGA